The following proteins are encoded in a genomic region of Methanobacterium sp.:
- a CDS encoding DUF4143 domain-containing protein: KTHLIFHIKPFSGSGRTQVRKAWKYYFLSPSIKTSINFELGKYNSKKREFLGELAENMVASYFFRLKKTMNKPHGIFYAPEKEGVDFLLSDITGKIIPVEVGIGNKDKRQIKKAINKYNSQYGIMVSNATQKITREGDVIHIPITTFSFV; the protein is encoded by the coding sequence AAAACTCATTTGATATTTCATATTAAACCATTTTCTGGAAGTGGGAGAACACAGGTAAGAAAGGCTTGGAAGTACTATTTTTTATCTCCATCAATAAAAACCAGTATAAACTTTGAATTGGGTAAATATAACTCTAAAAAGAGGGAATTTTTAGGTGAACTCGCAGAAAACATGGTGGCTTCCTACTTTTTCAGACTCAAAAAAACTATGAACAAACCGCATGGAATATTTTATGCCCCTGAAAAGGAGGGTGTTGATTTTTTATTAAGTGATATCACAGGCAAAATCATACCCGTTGAAGTGGGAATTGGAAATAAAGATAAAAGGCAAATAAAAAAGGCAATTAATAAATATAATTCCCAGTACGGTATTATGGTGTCCAATGCAACTCAAAAGATTACCCGTGAAGGTGATGTGATTCATATTCCCATAACCACATTTTCGTTTGTATAA